The genomic region TTTTGTCGCCTGCAGTGCCTGCGGATCGTAATCTATTGCGATGGCAGCCGCAGCCCCCAGACGAAGGGCGGCAATGGCAAGGATGCCGGAGCCGCAGCCGTAGTCGATGATGGTTTTGCCCTTGAGGTCTTGTCCATCAAGCCAGGCCAGGCAGAGCGCTGTAGTGGGGTGGGTGCCGGTGCCGAAGGCAAGCCCAGGGTCCAGTTCCACCACGGCAGCTTCGGGGGCGTCCGGCAGTTGTCCATCGGGGCATACCCAGAGCCTGTGACCGAATTTCATCGGCCGAAACTGATCGAGCCAGACCCGTTCCCAGGCCCTGTCCTCCAATCGTTCCACCTGTAGATTACGGGTGATCTCTTCCTTTAGCGTTCGATTGATTTCAGCGCGCAGCTGATCGGTATCATGAGTTTCCTCGAAAAGTGCAGTGACCCGGGTGTTTTTCCACAATTTTTCTTCGCCGGGTTTGGGTTCCAGCAGCGGCTGATCACCTGCGTCACCCAGGGTAACAGAGAGTGCGCCAAGCGCCTCGAAGAGAATTTCCAGCAGAGGCGCTTTGGATGCGTCGGTTTCGATGGAGAGTTGGAGCCAGGAGGACATGAGGGGTATTTAGGTTACAGGTGCCAGGTTACAGGTATCAGGATCGTTTTGAGTTCCTCTCCCCGTGTGGCGTAATGAAAAATATGATAATTTCTTCTTGACACGAAAAATGCTCCCAAAATAATTCCGCTGTCACCTGTCACCTGTCACCTGTCACCTGTCACCTGTCACCTTAAAGCCCAAGCTTCTTTTCCAGGTAGTGGATGTTGGCGCCACCGGCCTGGAATGCGGCGTCCTTCATGATCTCCTGCTGTAACGGTATGTTGCACTTGATGCCGCCGATTACCATCTCGCTCAGGGCAATGCGCATGCGGGCGATAGCCGAGTCACGGGTATCACCGTGAGTGATCAATTTGCCGATCATCGAATCGTAGTGGGGCGGCACCCGGTAACCGTTATAGATGTGGCTTTCAAAACGTACGCCCATGCCGCCGGGGATATGCAGTTGGGTGATGGTGCCTGGACTCGGCATGAAGTTGACCGGATCTTCCGCGTTGAGCCGACACTCTACTGCATGCCCTCTGATGGTGACGTCATCCTGGGTAAAACTGAGGGGTTCACCGGCTGCGATCTTGATCTGTTCCCGCAGGATGTCGATACCGGTGACCATTTCGGTGACCGGGTGCTCAACCTGTACGCGGGTGTTCATCTCGATGAAATAGAACTCACCGTCCTCGAAAAGGAACTCGAAGGTGCCGGCACCGCGATAACCGATCTGGCGGCAGGCCTCGGCGCAGCGCCCCCCCACTTCTGCGCGCTGTTCAGGGGTGATGCCGGGGGCGGGAGCCTCTTCAACCACCTTCTGATGGCGGCGTTGCATGGAGCAGTCGCGCTCCCCCAGATGCACTGCGTTGCCGTGAGTGTCTGCCAGCACCTGGAACTCCACATGACGGGGGTTTTCCAGGAACTTCTCCATGTAGAGCGTGCCGTTGCCGAAGGCCGCCACAGCTTCTGCCTTGGTCATGGCCACCGAGTTGAGCAGGCTTGCTTCGGAGTGAACCACCCGCATGCCACGCCCACCACCGCCACCTGAGGCTTTGATGATCACCGGGTAGCCGATCTCTTTGGCCAGTCGTTTGGTGCGGGCGGCATCGCCATCCAGCGGGCCGTCGGAACCGGGTACGGTTGGTACCCCTGCCTTCTTCATCGCCGCGATGGCGGCCACCTTGTCTCCCATGATGCGGATGGTGTCGGCGGTGGGGCCGATGAAGATGAAGCCGGAGTTCTCCACCCGCTCGGCGAAGTCGGCATTCTCGGAGAGAAAACCGTAACCGGGGTGAATCGCCATGGAGTCGGTGACCTCGGCGGCACTGATCAGTGCCGGGATGTTGAGGTAACTCTCAGCCGAAGGCGCCGGACCGATGCAGACTGACTCGTCGGCCAGCAGGACGTGTTTCAGATCCCGGTCTGCCTCTGAGTGCACGGCAACAGTTTTGATGTCCAGCTCTTTACAGGCGCGCAGGATACGCAGTGCTATCTCGCCGCGATTGGCGATAACGATCTTGTCTATCATGGCTGCGCTCAGTCTATGATGAACAGGGGTTCGTTGTATTCGACCGGCTGGCCGTTCTCAACGAGGATCTTTTTGACCGTACCGGCCTTGTCACACTCTATCTGGTTGAGGATCTTCATCGCCTCGATGATGCAGAGGGTGTCACCGACTGCCACCTGCTGGCCCTCCTCCACGAAGGATTTGCTGCCTGGTGAGGGGGAGCGATAGAAAGTGCCGACCATGGGAGACTTCACGGCGTGGCCCTGAATCTCTTCCGGTGCTTCTTCAGCTGGCGGGGCTGCTGCAGGGGCTGGTGTTGCGGCAACCGCCGGCTGTGCGGCGGGCATAGGTGCAAATGCTGCGGGAAAGGAGCTCTGGCGGCTGATGCGAACCGACTCCTCTCCCTCATGAATCTCAATTTCTGCGATATCGGACTCTTCGAGCAGTTCGATCAGTTTCTTTACTTTGCGGATATCCATGGTTGTCGATCTCGTCAGTTGTCGCTGTGGTCTAAGCGGTGGATGGCGGCCTGCAGGGCAAGTTCATATCCCTGGGCGCCGAGTCCGGCGATGGTGCCGACAGCAATATCTGAAAGGTAGGAGTGGGTGCGGAACGGTTCCCTGGCATGTACGTTCGAGAGATGTACTTCGATGAAAGGGATCCTGGTGCCCGCAAAGGCGTCCCGCAGGGCGATGCTGGTGTGTGTAAACGCGGCTGGGTTGATAAGGATGAACTCGGTCCCTTCCTTGTAAGCCTCGTGAATCCAATCCACCAGTTCATGTTCTGCATTGCTTTGGTGAAAGTTCAGCCGGTGTCCGGCGCTTTCCGCCTGCTGTTCCAGTCGAGTACGGATATCATCGAGGGTGTCGCGTCCATAGTGCTCCGGCTCACGAGTACCCAGCAGGTTCAGGTTGGGGCCGTTGAGTACCAGAATGGTCGCCATGGTATTGAAAATCCGGGGCTGGAAGGCGGAGATTTAAGAACCTCGCCGAAGCTATGGCCCACCGCGCTAGTCGGTGGTTCGGGATGGTTCCGTGAATGACGAGCCGATTTTGCAAGATCCTGGGGGTTTTGTCCAGTTTCAATGCAGAATTCGCCATGATCGTTACAATTTGAGGTGGCAGACTTGAGCAATTCTCTCTCCTGCTGACATTTTTTGCGGGGCTGTCCCAATGATCTAGGAGACTGTCGGGTTTATCCGTTTGAAGCGAAAATCACTGGGGGCGAATCAAATCAGTTTATCGAACGAGGCGAATAGTGGACCTATTTAACGAGTTCGATAAGCTGAGTTGATCGCCATCCAGGGATTTGCAGCCAAACAGTGTTAAATCCGACAGTCTCACTAGAGTAGGGGCTCGATATGCTTGCGCAGGCTTGCGGCCGAAATTGCGCCTGCCTGGACAAAGATGAGTTGACCATCACGCCTGAAGGCGGCAGTGAATGGGAGTTCAAGTAGTCGGTTGCCCATGCGCCTGGAGAGTTTGGCCTCTGTCATACCGCCTCTGAAGAGCGGATAGCTGACCGGGTGTGAAACGCTAAATGTCTTAGCGTCATCCACTTTGTCGATGGCGATGCCCAGTATCTGCAGGCCGTGATGGCCCCACTCATCCTGAAGATCGGAGAGGGCCGGCATCTCAGCTTGACAGGGCGGGCACCATGAAGCCCAAAAGTTGAGAATCACCACCTTATCGGACCATTGACTGGTGTGGTGGGCCTTGCCTGCCAGATCAACCAGTCTGTATGCCGGTAAACTGGCAATCGGTGAAGATGTACTGGTCCTGTCTGCATGGCTGTGCTTTGAATTTATCACGTGACCAGCGAACCAGACACCAGCAAGCAGGGATCCGATCAGGAGGATCTGCAGGACCCTTTTAATCACCGGACGGCATTCCTGACGTGGGCGGCAAACACCTCAGCCTCTTGATAGCCGACGACCCGATAGGCCTTGCGTTCCCTGCCGTCACTGCCGTAGAAGAAAATGGCCGGTGGTCCCGGCAGGCCGAAATGTCCCTGCAGCAACGCTTTGTCCTGTTCGTCATTGGCGGTGACATCTGCCTGCAGCAGGACGGTATCCTTCAGCGCAGATATTACCTCAGGGTCGGAGAAGGTGTACTTCTCCATCTCCTTGCATGAGATGCACCAGTCGGCGTAGAAATCGAGCATCACTGATTTGCCCGCGGTGCTGGCGACGCTGACCTCCCGTTGCAGATCGTCCAGGTTCTTGATGCGTTTGAAGGTCAGTTCGTGGGCTGCCTGCCCGCCGCTGCTGCCAAAGCCCAGGTTGCGTAGTGGCTGCAGGGTATCCTTGCCACCGGCGGCGGCGCCGACCAGCATCAGTGCGCCGTAGATCAAAAAGACCACGCCGAGCCCTTTCCAGAGTTTTTGCCAGCCACCCGCCTCGATCTCCAGGTGACGCAGGGCGCCCATGTAGATGGCGGAGACGACCAGCAGCATGCCCCAGAGGAACATGGCGATGTCCGCTGGAATGATGCGTTCCAGCATGATGATGGCGACACCCAACATGGCGACGCCAAAGACCGCCTTGACCGCATCCATCCAGCTTCCGGCTCTTGGCAGCAGCTTGCCTGCAGAGGCGCCGATGGCGATCAGTGGTGCGCCCATGCCGAGGCTCAGGGCGAACAGGGCCAGGCCACCGAGTACGGCGTCGCCGGTTTGACCGATATAGATCAATGCACCCGCCAGGGGCGGCGCAACACAGGGACCGACGATCAGGGCTGAGAGAAAACCCATGATGGCGACGCCGGTGAGGGAGCCCCCCTGCTGTTTGTTGCTGACGTCGGTGAGTTTGCTCTGCAGGCTGCTGGGCAGCTGCAGTTCATAGAAACCGAACATGGAGAGGGCGAGCAGGACGAAGACCAGAGCGAAGATGCTGAGGATCCAGGGATTCTGGAAAGCGGCCTGCAGATTTTCTCCAAACAGTCCGGCCAGCACTCCGGCCGCAGTATAGGTGAGCGCCATGGCCAGCACATAGACCACTGATAGGGTGAGCGCCTTGCGGGTGGTGATGTGCTTACCCTGTCCGGCGATGATGCCGGAGAGGATCGGGATCATGGGAAAGATGCAGGGAGTAAAGGCGAGTCCCAGCCCCAGCATGAAGAAGACCCCGACCACCACCAGTGTGCTGCTGCCCTCAAGGGTGGCAGCTATCTCGTCCAGTTCAGAAACCGGCTGGTTCTCAGCTGTGGTGGTTGGGGGCGACATGCTTGCCGCCTGCACCGGGGTGGCTACTGCGGTTGAGGCGAGGGTCGGCAGCGCGAGATCGAAAGTTTTGCGTATTGGCGGATAACAGACCCCGATTTCGGCACAGCCCTGGTAAGCAACCTCAAGGGTGACGCTTTCGGCGGTACTACTGCCGCGAATCAGCGGCAGGGAGAGGTCGATGCCATCGTGGTAGACCGGCACATCGCCGATCTTGCCCTCTGGAGTAATGGTGTCTTTTTTGATCTCCGGTTCCGGCAGGGTGTAACTTCCCAGCACCACATTGTCATTGTCGGTCAGTTGCAGCTTGATCTTGTCGTAATAGAGGTAGGTGCCGTCGGCGATGCTCCATAGCAGGCGCAGATGAGTGCCGTCCTCCACCGTTACCACCAGTTTATAGGCCTTTTCCGGTGCGAGCAGCTCTCCTTCATCGTTGGCAAAGAGTGGGGTGCTGTTGTCGATCAGACTTGAAGTGCGGTTGGCGCTGGTGGTCAGGGGGTCGCCGGCAATCAACATCGGTTCAAGCTTGAGCTGGACCTCCTGGAGGTGTGGCGGGTAGCAGATGCCCTGGTCGGCGCAGCCCTGGGAGCGGGCTTGCAGATTGAGCGTGTCCGGAGAACCCTGGCCGCGTTTGATGGGTAAGCGAACAGTGACGGGGCCGCGATAGACGTGGAGGTCGCCGAAGAACTCGTCGTGTTTGAGTTTTGCCGTAGGCAGTTCCGGCTCATCGAGTTCGATGCCGACGGCGTCGGTTTCAAAGCGAATCTTGTCCCGATACAGGTAGTAACCGTCTGCGATGTTCCACTTCACCAGCAGATGGTCCGGGCCGTCGGTTGTTACCTGGATCGGGAAAACCTGATCCGGTGGCGGCGGCTCCTCATTTGCATTGGCATTGGTCAGCAGAAGTGCCAGGCTCGCAAATAAAAGAGACAGTGAAATCAGGAATTTGTTGTTGTGCATTTTTCCACCCAGTCGAGGTAACCATTGAGGCCCTGTTCTACAGGGACTGCAATGATCTCTGGAAGTTCATAGGGATGTTGTGCCCGGATTTGTGCTTCCAGTGCGTCATAATGTTGTTTTGTGGTCTTGATCAACAGCAGGTGTTCATTCGCCGATTCCAGCTTGTCCTCCCATCGGTAGACCGATGTGACAGGTGCTGTGATGTTGACGCAGGCTGCCAGACCTTGGGAAACCAGGGATTGGGCAAGCCGGACACCAGTCTGGTGGTCGGGGACGGTGCAGTGGACCAGAAGCAGTTTCGTCGGCATTGGGGAAAGATACTCCATTAGAGGATCAGTCTCCAGATGTGCATTCAGAGGCTCTTTATGGAAGCGCTGATTAATTGGGTTATTGTCATCTCGACCGTAAGGAGAGATCTCGAACTACAGAGTCCAAAACTGTTTTGAGGTATGAAATTTTTCACTAAGTTCGACAATGACAATTAATCAGGGCTTCTATTGCAGCGTTGAATCCGATAGCCACCTAAGGGTAAGCTGCGCTGGATGAAATATAGTGCAATTCTATTTGGCGTTCTGCTGCTCGTCGTTCTCACCTTCAGCCTGATTCTGCTGGGTATCCTCGTTGGTGCCCAAACTGCGACAGGGCCGCAGATCCTTACAGCCACCTCGCTCTGGATAGCAGTGGGGCTGGTTACTGCCCGCAACGCAGAGGAGGCCGGAATTCTGCATGGGTTGTTGGCAGGGTTTCTTGGGGCTTTGATGGTGGGACTCAGTCTGCCGTCAGTTGCAGCGTCCTGGTCTTACCCGCTGCTTGCCCAGCTAGCTGAAAAGCCGCTTTTTTTAAGCGCCCTGTTGGGTGCTTTCTGGGGTTCGGTGGGTGGCATGATCGGGGATACCGTACGCGTGATCAAGGCTAAGCGCGCCAGACGCAAAGCGGGGGAGCAGGCATGAATCCTCTCTTTCTTTTCCTCCTGCTGTTTGTCGGAATTCCTCTGGTTGAACTCTACTTCCTGATTCAGGTGGGTTCGCAGATCGGCGCCTTTTCGACGATCTTTCTGACGGTATTTACCGCCCTGCTTGGGGGTTGGATGGTCCGTGCGCAGGGATTCTCGACTTTAGGCAAGGTGCAGCAGGCAATGAACCACAATGAGGTGCCGGCACTGGAGATGATGGAGGGGGCGGTACTGCTGGTGTGTGGGATTCTGCTGCTGTTGCCGGGTTTTATCACCGATGCCGTGGGTTTCCTCTTTCTGGTGCCGCCACTCA from Gammaproteobacteria bacterium (ex Lamellibrachia satsuma) harbors:
- a CDS encoding glyoxalase translates to MKYSAILFGVLLLVVLTFSLILLGILVGAQTATGPQILTATSLWIAVGLVTARNAEEAGILHGLLAGFLGALMVGLSLPSVAASWSYPLLAQLAEKPLFLSALLGAFWGSVGGMIGDTVRVIKAKRARRKAGEQA
- the prmA gene encoding 50S ribosomal protein L11 methyltransferase; translation: MSSWLQLSIETDASKAPLLEILFEALGALSVTLGDAGDQPLLEPKPGEEKLWKNTRVTALFEETHDTDQLRAEINRTLKEEITRNLQVERLEDRAWERVWLDQFRPMKFGHRLWVCPDGQLPDAPEAAVVELDPGLAFGTGTHPTTALCLAWLDGQDLKGKTIIDYGCGSGILAIAALRLGAAAAIAIDYDPQALQATKDNAQKNSVADRLSIHLPEDTPETQADLLIANILAGPLVELAPQLGTLMKPNTPFALSGILQEQAAMVSQAYASFATMDSPQQKEEWILLSSTLSDSITRQPTVPASVFDIGSR
- a CDS encoding protein-disulfide reductase DsbD, with the protein product MHNNKFLISLSLLFASLALLLTNANANEEPPPPDQVFPIQVTTDGPDHLLVKWNIADGYYLYRDKIRFETDAVGIELDEPELPTAKLKHDEFFGDLHVYRGPVTVRLPIKRGQGSPDTLNLQARSQGCADQGICYPPHLQEVQLKLEPMLIAGDPLTTSANRTSSLIDNSTPLFANDEGELLAPEKAYKLVVTVEDGTHLRLLWSIADGTYLYYDKIKLQLTDNDNVVLGSYTLPEPEIKKDTITPEGKIGDVPVYHDGIDLSLPLIRGSSTAESVTLEVAYQGCAEIGVCYPPIRKTFDLALPTLASTAVATPVQAASMSPPTTTAENQPVSELDEIAATLEGSSTLVVVGVFFMLGLGLAFTPCIFPMIPILSGIIAGQGKHITTRKALTLSVVYVLAMALTYTAAGVLAGLFGENLQAAFQNPWILSIFALVFVLLALSMFGFYELQLPSSLQSKLTDVSNKQQGGSLTGVAIMGFLSALIVGPCVAPPLAGALIYIGQTGDAVLGGLALFALSLGMGAPLIAIGASAGKLLPRAGSWMDAVKAVFGVAMLGVAIIMLERIIPADIAMFLWGMLLVVSAIYMGALRHLEIEAGGWQKLWKGLGVVFLIYGALMLVGAAAGGKDTLQPLRNLGFGSSGGQAAHELTFKRIKNLDDLQREVSVASTAGKSVMLDFYADWCISCKEMEKYTFSDPEVISALKDTVLLQADVTANDEQDKALLQGHFGLPGPPAIFFYGSDGRERKAYRVVGYQEAEVFAAHVRNAVR
- the accC gene encoding acetyl-CoA carboxylase biotin carboxylase subunit encodes the protein MIDKIVIANRGEIALRILRACKELDIKTVAVHSEADRDLKHVLLADESVCIGPAPSAESYLNIPALISAAEVTDSMAIHPGYGFLSENADFAERVENSGFIFIGPTADTIRIMGDKVAAIAAMKKAGVPTVPGSDGPLDGDAARTKRLAKEIGYPVIIKASGGGGGRGMRVVHSEASLLNSVAMTKAEAVAAFGNGTLYMEKFLENPRHVEFQVLADTHGNAVHLGERDCSMQRRHQKVVEEAPAPGITPEQRAEVGGRCAEACRQIGYRGAGTFEFLFEDGEFYFIEMNTRVQVEHPVTEMVTGIDILREQIKIAAGEPLSFTQDDVTIRGHAVECRLNAEDPVNFMPSPGTITQLHIPGGMGVRFESHIYNGYRVPPHYDSMIGKLITHGDTRDSAIARMRIALSEMVIGGIKCNIPLQQEIMKDAAFQAGGANIHYLEKKLGL
- a CDS encoding acetyl-CoA carboxylase biotin carboxyl carrier protein; its protein translation is MDIRKVKKLIELLEESDIAEIEIHEGEESVRISRQSSFPAAFAPMPAAQPAVAATPAPAAAPPAEEAPEEIQGHAVKSPMVGTFYRSPSPGSKSFVEEGQQVAVGDTLCIIEAMKILNQIECDKAGTVKKILVENGQPVEYNEPLFIID
- a CDS encoding FxsA family protein; translated protein: MNPLFLFLLLFVGIPLVELYFLIQVGSQIGAFSTIFLTVFTALLGGWMVRAQGFSTLGKVQQAMNHNEVPALEMMEGAVLLVCGILLLLPGFITDAVGFLFLVPPLRRWLLTAGLKGAGIMRPVSTTKTENREQAHRIIEGECRREDDDPERR
- the aroQ gene encoding type II 3-dehydroquinate dehydratase — protein: MATILVLNGPNLNLLGTREPEHYGRDTLDDIRTRLEQQAESAGHRLNFHQSNAEHELVDWIHEAYKEGTEFILINPAAFTHTSIALRDAFAGTRIPFIEVHLSNVHAREPFRTHSYLSDIAVGTIAGLGAQGYELALQAAIHRLDHSDN
- a CDS encoding divalent-cation tolerance protein CutA; the protein is MPTKLLLVHCTVPDHQTGVRLAQSLVSQGLAACVNITAPVTSVYRWEDKLESANEHLLLIKTTKQHYDALEAQIRAQHPYELPEIIAVPVEQGLNGYLDWVEKCTTTNS
- a CDS encoding TlpA family protein disulfide reductase; amino-acid sequence: MIKRVLQILLIGSLLAGVWFAGHVINSKHSHADRTSTSSPIASLPAYRLVDLAGKAHHTSQWSDKVVILNFWASWCPPCQAEMPALSDLQDEWGHHGLQILGIAIDKVDDAKTFSVSHPVSYPLFRGGMTEAKLSRRMGNRLLELPFTAAFRRDGQLIFVQAGAISAASLRKHIEPLL